From Magnolia sinica isolate HGM2019 chromosome 13, MsV1, whole genome shotgun sequence, one genomic window encodes:
- the LOC131224294 gene encoding uncharacterized protein LOC131224294 translates to MRKVDKWTPFVDGLSNSKRGAGIVLVVLDAITIQYAIRVSFRASNNKAKYEALLDGLRLAAVLGVQFLNVLYDSQLIVNQVSAEHDVKEARMIAYLGETRKLMSKFQECNISHIPRAENSWADALAKLASGVEGSILRIVLV, encoded by the coding sequence ATGAGAAAGGTGGACAAGTGGACCCCGTTCGTGGATGGGTTGTCGAATTCAAAACGAGGAGCGGGAATTGTTTTAGTCGTGCTTGATGCAATAACCATTCAATACGCCATAAGGGTCAGCTTTCGAGCCTCGAATAACAAAGCAAAGTATGAGGCCTTGCTAGATGGGCTCAGGTTAGCAGCTGTCTTAGGGGTCCAATTCCTTAATGTCCTTTATGATTCTCAACTCATCGTAAACCAAGTATCAGCAGAACATGACGTCAAGGAAGCCAGAATGATAGCCTACTTGGGCGAGACACGAAAGCTCATGAGTAAATTCCAAGAGTGTAACATTAGTCATATACCAAGAGCTGAGAATTCCTGGGCCGACGCCCTTGCGAAACTAGCCTCAGGAGTTGAAGGGAGCATCCTGAGGATCGTCCTAGTTTAA